The following coding sequences are from one Cygnus olor isolate bCygOlo1 chromosome 2, bCygOlo1.pri.v2, whole genome shotgun sequence window:
- the FAM210A gene encoding protein FAM210A — translation MQRSVLHTASQLAHGMCLVFPRPSVFQCVKGQSMSSNVGCKVILALDPPKRCLHASVALLTSKKSAFSSQPADTPHKVPEERNPLTSAADVPKQSPVETDSSDPDPLQDKSISLVQRFKKTFKQYGKVMIPVHLVTSTVWFGSFYYAAMKGVNVVPFLELIGLPDSIVSILKNSQSGNALTAYALYKIATPARYTVTLGGTSITVKYLRKNGYMSTPPPVKEYLQDRMEETKDKITEKMEETKDKITEKIQETKDKVSFKKIKD, via the exons ATGCAAAGGAGTGTATTACATACTGCATCTCAGCTGGCGCACGGGATGTGTTTGGTTTTTCCTCGCCCTAGCGTCTTTCAGTGCGTAAAAGGACAATCGATGTCATCTAATGTTGGATGCAAAGTGATTTTGGCACTGGACCCTCCTAAACGATGTCTTCATGCAAGTGTAGCACTGTTAACCTCaaagaaaagtgctttttcatCGCAGCCAGCAGACACTCCTCACAAAGTACCAGAAGAGAGGAATCCTTTGACTTCAGCCGCTGATGTACCCAAGCAGAGCCCCGTAGAGACAGATTCTTCAGATCCTGATCCATTGCAAGATAAATCAATTAGTCTTGTTCAAAGAttcaagaaaacttttaaacagTATGGAAAAGTCATGATTCCAGTTCATCTTGTGACTTCCACGGTGTGGTTTGGATCCTTTTACTACGCAGCCATGAA AGGAGTGAATGTTGTTCCATTCCTAGAGTTGATTGGCTTACCAGACAGCATAGTAAGCATCCTGAAAAACTCCCAGAGTGGAAATGCACTAACTGCATATGCATTGTATAAA ATTGCAACTCCTGCCAGATATACTGTGACTTTGGGAGGAACGTCCATCACCGTTAAATATCTACGTAAGAATGGCTATATGTCCACACCACCACCGGTAAAGGAATATCTGCAAGATAGGATGGAGGAAACAAAGGATAAAATTACAGAGAAGATGGAGGAAACAAAGGATAAAATTACAGAGAAGATACAAGAAACCAAAGataaagtttcatttaaaaaaataaaggactaG